A genomic region of Caldicellulosiruptor acetigenus contains the following coding sequences:
- the kdpA gene encoding potassium-transporting ATPase subunit KdpA, which produces MWFDILQILIYLILLILLAIPVGHYIARVFNREKTFLDPVLNPIEEFFYKIARINPTKEMTWKEYAFSLTIFNICGIVFLYILQRIQGILPFNPQHLKAVRPDLAFNTAVSFVTNTNWQSYVGERQLSYFTQMVGLTVQNFLSAATGMAVALALIRGFIRKETPYIGNFWVDMTRTVLWLLLPLSFVLAIVLVSQGVIQNFSPYLKIATLEGKSQTLPMGPVASQEAIKLLGTNGGGFFGANSAHPFENPSPLTNFIEMLAIQIIPAAMPIAFGRFIKNKKEGIIILNVMLVLFILDTSIIYLSEYYGNPIIHSLGISQPAALEGKEVRFGIGGSALFTSVTTAVACGAVNNMHDSLTPLAGMIALLQIMLGEVIFGGIGVGLCGILIFAIFTVFIIGLMIGRTPEYLGKKIEAKEIKMATLAVIIPSAAILLGSALSVSIKEGLSSISNAGPHGLTEILYAFSSASGNNGSAFAGLKADTAYYNILLGIVMLIGRFGTIIPSLAIAGSLASKKRIPVSAGTFQSATPIFGVLLGLVILIVGGLTFFPAIALGPVLEHLLMLLHKLF; this is translated from the coding sequence TTGTGGTTTGATATTCTGCAGATACTTATTTACCTTATACTATTAATTCTTTTAGCTATTCCAGTGGGACATTATATTGCAAGAGTCTTTAACAGAGAAAAAACCTTTTTAGATCCTGTTTTGAATCCTATAGAAGAATTTTTCTACAAAATTGCAAGAATTAACCCTACCAAAGAAATGACATGGAAAGAATATGCTTTTTCTTTAACTATTTTTAATATTTGTGGCATAGTATTTTTATATATTTTACAAAGAATCCAAGGAATTTTGCCCTTTAATCCTCAGCATTTAAAAGCGGTTCGCCCAGATTTAGCATTTAACACAGCTGTTAGTTTTGTCACTAATACAAATTGGCAGAGCTATGTGGGTGAAAGACAACTCAGTTATTTTACTCAAATGGTCGGATTAACTGTACAAAATTTCCTTTCGGCAGCAACAGGAATGGCAGTTGCTTTAGCTTTAATTCGCGGATTTATTAGAAAAGAGACACCATATATAGGCAATTTCTGGGTTGATATGACTCGCACAGTCCTATGGTTACTTCTTCCTTTATCTTTTGTATTGGCAATAGTGTTAGTTTCGCAGGGAGTCATACAAAACTTTTCGCCATATTTAAAAATAGCTACGTTAGAAGGAAAAAGCCAGACATTACCTATGGGACCTGTTGCATCGCAAGAAGCTATTAAACTTTTAGGGACAAATGGGGGAGGATTTTTTGGGGCTAACTCAGCTCATCCTTTTGAAAATCCTTCTCCACTTACAAACTTTATAGAAATGTTAGCTATCCAGATTATTCCGGCAGCAATGCCTATTGCGTTTGGCAGGTTTATAAAGAATAAAAAAGAAGGTATTATTATACTGAATGTAATGCTTGTGCTGTTTATATTAGATACAAGTATCATTTATTTGAGTGAATACTATGGAAACCCAATAATTCACAGCTTGGGAATTTCACAACCAGCTGCACTGGAAGGGAAAGAAGTGCGATTTGGGATTGGTGGGTCGGCTTTGTTCACATCTGTTACCACTGCTGTAGCCTGTGGTGCAGTCAATAATATGCATGATAGTTTAACTCCTCTGGCAGGGATGATTGCTTTGCTACAGATAATGCTTGGAGAAGTTATTTTTGGAGGAATAGGTGTAGGACTATGTGGCATACTTATATTTGCTATCTTTACAGTTTTTATTATTGGCCTTATGATAGGGCGCACACCGGAATATTTGGGCAAAAAAATAGAGGCTAAAGAAATAAAAATGGCTACCTTAGCAGTGATTATTCCTTCAGCAGCTATTTTACTTGGAAGTGCTTTATCAGTTAGCATAAAAGAAGGTCTGAGTTCTATTTCGAATGCGGGACCGCATGGATTGACAGAAATTTTGTATGCTTTTTCATCGGCAAGTGGAAATAATGGGAGTGCATTTGCTGGGTTGAAAGCTGATACAGCTTACTATAATATTCTGCTTGGTATTGTAATGCTCATTGGACGATTTGGGACTATTATTCCTTCACTTGCTATAGCTGGCAGTCTGGCGAGCAAGAAAAGAATACCTGTTTCAGCAGGGACTTTTCAGAGTGCTACACCTATATTTGGAGTTTTGCTTGGATTGGTTATTCTCATTGTAGGAGGGTTAACCTTTTTCCCGGCTATAGCATTAGGACCTGTTCTTGAACATCTTTTGATGCTACTTCACAAGCTTTTCTGA
- a CDS encoding potassium-transporting ATPase subunit F has translation MKNVTIILFVILRKTLFLGYGRKEEMLELLIGVITFVGVLIYLFYALLNAEKL, from the coding sequence ATGAAAAATGTAACTATAATTTTATTTGTGATTCTGAGAAAAACACTATTTTTGGGTTATGGGAGGAAAGAAGAAATGTTGGAGCTTTTAATAGGTGTGATAACTTTTGTGGGAGTTTTAATTTATTTATTTTATGCTTTGCTAAATGCAGAAAAATTATAA
- a CDS encoding YlmC/YmxH family sporulation protein, translating to MYKSSDLREKDVINISDGKKLGKVCDLEVDVKTGKVDAIVVPAPFSVGNIFSKEKDYVIPWDKIKKIGEDVILVEI from the coding sequence ATGTATAAGTCTTCAGATTTGAGAGAAAAGGATGTAATAAACATCTCTGATGGTAAAAAGCTTGGCAAGGTTTGCGATTTAGAGGTTGATGTCAAAACTGGAAAAGTAGATGCAATAGTTGTCCCGGCACCATTTTCTGTGGGCAACATCTTCTCTAAAGAAAAAGACTATGTAATTCCATGGGATAAGATAAAAAAGATTGGTGAAGATGTTATTTTGGTTGAAATCTAA
- a CDS encoding ribonuclease J: MKKKQEHRIRIIPLGGLNEIGKNMLVVEVNDEIVVIDCGLAFPEDEMLGVDLVIPDISYLIKNKEKVRALILTHGHEDHIGAIPYVLRDLNVPIYGTKLTLGLVEIKLIEFGIDLNSVKLFTVRAGDVISFNNMRIEFIRTTHSIADSVAVAIHTPLGPIVHTGDFKVDFTPIEGEPIDLIRFAELGKQGVLALLCDSTNAERPGFTLSEKTVGATFDRIFSQAQGRVIVATFSSHIHRVQQVINSAEKQGRKICVLGRSMVNVVNKALELGYLKMPDGMLIDVDELDNYPPNKIVLITTGSQGEPMSALSRMASAEHKKVGIIPGDVVIISAAPIPGNEKFVNRVINDLFKQGAQVIYEDIDDIHVSGHACQEEIKLIHNLTRPKYSIPVHGEFKHLIHHAKLAMELGEKNVFVLENGKVLEITKDGAKVVGMVQAGNVLVDGLGVGDVGNVVLRDRRHLAQDGLFIVVLTIDSSTRDVISGPDIITRGFIYIRESEPLIEEAKRVIKDVLYFCNKNDITEPNAIKVILKDNLRNFLFEKTRRNPMIIPIITEI, translated from the coding sequence ATGAAGAAAAAGCAAGAGCATCGAATTAGAATCATACCACTTGGTGGGCTTAACGAAATTGGAAAGAACATGCTTGTTGTTGAAGTAAACGACGAGATAGTTGTCATTGACTGTGGTCTTGCATTCCCAGAAGATGAGATGCTTGGCGTTGACCTTGTAATACCTGACATATCATATCTTATCAAGAATAAGGAAAAAGTAAGAGCTTTGATTCTCACACACGGTCATGAAGACCATATTGGAGCTATACCGTACGTACTGCGGGATTTAAATGTTCCAATTTATGGAACAAAACTTACACTTGGGCTTGTTGAGATAAAACTTATAGAATTTGGTATAGATTTGAACTCTGTAAAGCTGTTCACTGTCAGGGCAGGGGATGTAATTAGCTTTAACAATATGCGCATTGAGTTTATAAGGACCACACATTCCATTGCTGACTCTGTTGCTGTTGCGATACACACACCGCTTGGTCCCATTGTCCACACAGGCGATTTCAAGGTGGACTTCACACCAATTGAGGGTGAACCAATTGACCTAATAAGATTTGCAGAGCTTGGCAAACAGGGAGTTCTTGCGCTTTTATGTGACTCAACAAACGCAGAGCGGCCAGGTTTTACTTTGTCTGAAAAGACTGTTGGTGCGACATTTGACAGGATATTTTCCCAGGCTCAAGGGAGAGTTATTGTTGCAACATTTTCTTCGCACATTCACAGAGTACAGCAGGTCATAAACTCAGCTGAAAAGCAAGGAAGAAAGATTTGCGTCTTGGGAAGAAGCATGGTGAATGTTGTAAACAAAGCACTTGAACTTGGGTATTTAAAGATGCCAGATGGGATGCTAATAGACGTTGATGAGCTTGACAACTATCCTCCAAATAAGATTGTGTTGATAACAACAGGGAGTCAGGGCGAGCCTATGTCTGCACTTTCACGAATGGCTTCTGCCGAGCATAAGAAGGTGGGGATTATACCCGGCGATGTTGTTATAATCTCGGCAGCACCCATCCCTGGAAATGAAAAGTTTGTAAACAGGGTGATAAACGACCTGTTTAAGCAAGGTGCGCAGGTAATATATGAAGACATTGATGATATTCATGTGTCAGGTCATGCCTGCCAGGAAGAGATAAAGCTTATACACAATCTTACAAGACCAAAATACAGTATCCCTGTGCATGGAGAGTTCAAACACTTGATACACCATGCAAAGCTTGCAATGGAGCTTGGAGAAAAAAACGTATTTGTATTAGAAAATGGGAAGGTTTTGGAGATTACAAAAGACGGTGCAAAGGTTGTTGGAATGGTGCAGGCAGGCAATGTTCTTGTTGACGGACTTGGAGTTGGAGATGTAGGAAATGTTGTTTTGCGCGACAGACGTCATCTTGCCCAGGACGGGCTTTTCATTGTTGTGCTCACAATTGATTCGTCAACAAGAGATGTCATCTCAGGTCCTGATATAATCACAAGAGGTTTTATATATATAAGAGAATCTGAGCCTTTAATTGAAGAGGCAAAAAGAGTTATAAAGGATGTTCTTTATTTTTGCAACAAAAATGATATTACTGAGCCTAACGCAATAAAGGTAATTTTAAAAGATAATCTAAGGAATTTCTTGTTTGAAAAGACAAGAAGAAATCCAATGATAATTCCAATCATAACTGAGATTTAA
- the secF gene encoding protein translocase subunit SecF: MTKIDFMGKRKYFYILSILIMVIGLISYFVQGFNYDIDFTGGTVLEINLHKVPTAQEISELEKLTKQITGTQTPIVRKVEDGKKIMINAHEVHGKKKTELSKETRDKLFGEIAKKYNLKKEDLISYQNVGAVVSSELKSQAIWAVVIASILMLIYVAIRFEFRFGTTAIIAIIHDLLIMLTVYTLFRIPLNSSFIAAILTVLGYSINDTIVVFDRIRENRRIMGKMELKELVNLSMNQTIGRTISTITTVVIVLIVLYVMGVQSIKEFAFPLLIGVISGAYSSIFIATALWFDWELSTRKKKLQAKPKRA; encoded by the coding sequence ATGACCAAGATTGATTTCATGGGGAAAAGAAAGTATTTCTATATACTCTCAATATTAATCATGGTGATTGGCTTAATTTCGTATTTTGTACAGGGTTTTAACTATGACATAGACTTTACAGGTGGTACAGTTTTGGAGATAAACCTTCATAAGGTTCCGACAGCTCAAGAGATATCCGAGCTTGAAAAGCTGACAAAGCAAATTACAGGGACTCAGACACCTATTGTTAGAAAAGTTGAAGATGGTAAAAAGATAATGATAAACGCACATGAGGTTCATGGTAAAAAGAAGACAGAGCTTTCAAAAGAGACAAGAGACAAGCTCTTTGGTGAGATTGCTAAAAAGTATAATCTTAAAAAAGAGGATTTAATTTCCTATCAGAATGTAGGTGCAGTTGTGTCATCAGAGCTAAAATCTCAGGCAATTTGGGCGGTTGTGATTGCATCAATTTTGATGTTGATTTATGTAGCAATAAGATTTGAATTTAGATTTGGTACAACTGCAATTATAGCTATTATTCATGATTTATTAATAATGCTAACTGTCTATACATTATTTAGGATTCCTTTGAATTCAAGCTTTATTGCAGCAATACTCACTGTCCTTGGATATTCTATAAATGACACTATAGTAGTATTTGACAGGATAAGAGAAAATAGAAGAATAATGGGGAAAATGGAGCTCAAAGAACTTGTAAACTTGAGTATGAACCAGACAATAGGAAGAACAATCTCAACAATTACAACAGTTGTAATTGTATTGATAGTATTATATGTAATGGGAGTTCAGTCAATTAAAGAATTTGCATTCCCACTTTTGATTGGTGTTATATCTGGTGCTTATTCTTCTATATTTATAGCAACAGCACTGTGGTTTGACTGGGAGCTCAGTACAAGAAAGAAGAAACTTCAGGCAAAGCCGAAAAGAGCATAA
- the secD gene encoding protein translocase subunit SecD has protein sequence MQNKSLAKFLIGCLVIAFAFYIVFFGLEIGTASIPSVQKVIRYGLDLKGGVYIVYEAAKENPTRREMESALQLIRTRLDMRNFYDATATIQGSKRIRVEIPGVKDPDEAIQYIGRTALIEFKGPSGDLIVSGRNVVDAYAQQTASGYVVALKFDKEGTKKFAEGTKKYLGQNIGIYLDGKLISNPVVRAEIDNGEAVIEGMKDLEEAKTLAQQIKAGALPFALKVIESKAIGPSLGNEAYKTTLKACIIGLILVFLFMIIFYRLPGLIADIALVAYVVILVAIVGYAKITLTLPGIAGIVLSAAMAVDANILIFARLKEELRNGKTLRAAMDAGFRRALNAVIDSNVTTIIAGIVLLFLGTGPIKGFAWTLTIGIVVSFFTAITVTRFLLTSIINTGLFKDIRWYGGKKTREVDA, from the coding sequence ATGCAAAATAAAAGCTTGGCAAAGTTTCTGATTGGATGCTTGGTAATAGCCTTTGCATTTTACATAGTGTTTTTTGGGCTGGAAATTGGAACAGCAAGCATCCCGTCAGTCCAAAAAGTCATAAGGTATGGTCTTGACTTAAAAGGCGGCGTTTACATTGTATATGAGGCAGCAAAAGAGAACCCAACAAGAAGAGAAATGGAGTCAGCATTGCAGCTTATCAGAACAAGGCTTGACATGAGAAACTTTTATGATGCAACGGCGACAATCCAGGGCTCAAAGAGAATAAGGGTAGAAATTCCAGGTGTCAAAGACCCTGATGAAGCTATACAGTATATAGGAAGAACAGCTTTGATTGAGTTCAAGGGACCTTCTGGAGATTTGATTGTTTCAGGTAGAAACGTTGTTGATGCATATGCGCAGCAGACAGCATCAGGATACGTTGTTGCACTAAAGTTTGACAAAGAGGGAACAAAAAAGTTTGCAGAAGGGACAAAAAAATATTTGGGTCAGAACATTGGAATTTATCTTGATGGCAAGCTCATTTCAAATCCTGTTGTTAGAGCAGAGATAGACAATGGTGAAGCTGTAATTGAAGGCATGAAAGATTTGGAAGAGGCTAAAACACTTGCTCAGCAGATAAAAGCTGGTGCTTTACCATTTGCGTTAAAAGTAATTGAAAGCAAAGCGATTGGACCTTCACTTGGGAATGAAGCTTATAAAACCACATTAAAAGCCTGCATAATAGGATTGATATTAGTATTCCTGTTCATGATTATATTTTACAGATTGCCAGGGCTCATAGCTGATATAGCATTGGTGGCATATGTTGTTATACTTGTAGCAATTGTGGGATATGCAAAGATTACGTTGACCCTCCCTGGTATAGCAGGTATTGTTTTGTCGGCTGCAATGGCAGTTGACGCAAACATTCTAATTTTTGCTAGACTAAAAGAAGAGCTCAGAAATGGAAAAACTTTAAGGGCTGCTATGGATGCAGGTTTTAGGCGGGCACTAAATGCTGTTATTGACTCTAACGTAACAACGATAATAGCAGGAATTGTTCTTCTGTTCTTAGGAACAGGTCCTATTAAAGGTTTTGCATGGACGCTCACAATTGGTATTGTGGTATCATTCTTTACAGCAATTACTGTTACAAGATTTTTGCTTACTTCAATTATAAATACAGGGTTATTCAAGGATATAAGATGGTATGGCGGTAAGAAAACCAGGGAGGTGGATGCTTAA
- a CDS encoding gamma carbonic anhydrase family protein: MIVTYKGKTPKIAPSAFVAENAVIIGDVEIGENSSVWFGCVLRCEENRIIIGKNTNIQDLTTIHTDHCCSVIIGDNVTVGHNVVLHGCEIGNNVLIGMGSIIMNGSKIGDNSLIGAGSLITQNTVIPPNTLVFGRPAKVIRELTPEEIEKIAISAKEYIELSNEYKKIKDY, translated from the coding sequence ATGATAGTTACTTATAAAGGCAAGACACCTAAAATTGCGCCTTCTGCCTTTGTGGCAGAGAATGCAGTTATAATAGGCGATGTTGAGATTGGAGAAAATTCAAGTGTGTGGTTTGGCTGCGTTTTAAGGTGTGAAGAGAATAGAATTATAATTGGAAAGAATACAAATATACAAGACCTTACGACAATACACACAGACCACTGCTGCTCTGTTATAATAGGCGACAATGTTACAGTTGGGCACAATGTTGTTCTTCATGGTTGTGAGATAGGCAACAATGTTTTAATTGGAATGGGAAGTATTATAATGAACGGAAGCAAAATAGGTGATAATAGCTTGATTGGAGCAGGAAGTCTTATAACTCAAAACACGGTCATCCCGCCAAATACCCTTGTGTTTGGCAGACCTGCTAAAGTGATAAGAGAGCTCACGCCAGAGGAGATTGAAAAGATTGCAATTTCTGCAAAGGAGTATATAGAGCTTAGCAATGAGTATAAAAAGATAAAAGATTATTAA
- the scfB gene encoding thioether cross-link-forming SCIFF peptide maturase, with protein sequence MVHAFEKFGLKIVVDVASGSIFTVDSVAYEVIKYYKENGSFDGVEDALEFDKQQIAEAVFEVKSLIEQGVLFSEDTYKDMNLIEKRNPVIKAMCLHVAHDCDLRCRYCFASSGSFKQERKLMSFDVGKKAIDFLLQNSGSRQNLEVDFFGGEPLLNFDVVKKIVEYARQEEKKYNKKISFTLTTNATNLSDDIIKYLNQNMENVVLSHDGRPEVNDFMRIDRNGNGTYSKITDNILRFIQKRNGKTYYVRGTFTAKNLDFSKDVMHLYSLGIKEISIEPVVLDKSSPWAIRESHIERIKEEYDILAEEFINAKLKGEGFNFFHFNIDLTGGPCVSKRLSGCGAGFEYVAVDPEGNIFPCHQFVDKPDFKLGNVFEGIKRFDLVEEFKKNTVYEKDECSQCWARFYCSGGCAAANYNMNGDVKKSYIVGCELERKRVENAIAIKLYLMEKGIES encoded by the coding sequence ATGGTTCATGCGTTTGAGAAGTTCGGACTCAAAATTGTGGTAGATGTGGCGTCAGGTTCAATTTTCACAGTTGATAGCGTTGCTTATGAGGTAATAAAGTATTACAAAGAAAATGGAAGTTTTGATGGAGTAGAAGATGCACTTGAGTTTGATAAACAGCAGATAGCTGAGGCGGTTTTTGAAGTAAAAAGTTTGATTGAACAAGGTGTTTTGTTTTCTGAGGATACTTATAAGGATATGAATTTGATTGAAAAGAGGAATCCGGTCATAAAGGCAATGTGTCTTCACGTTGCCCACGACTGTGACCTGAGGTGCAGATACTGTTTTGCGTCAAGTGGCAGTTTCAAACAAGAAAGAAAACTTATGAGCTTTGATGTTGGCAAAAAAGCTATAGATTTTCTGCTTCAAAATTCTGGTTCTAGACAGAACTTAGAGGTTGATTTTTTTGGCGGAGAGCCACTTTTGAATTTTGATGTGGTAAAAAAGATTGTTGAGTATGCAAGGCAAGAGGAAAAGAAGTATAACAAAAAAATATCTTTTACACTGACAACAAATGCAACAAACCTCTCAGACGATATAATTAAATATCTGAACCAGAACATGGAAAATGTTGTACTCAGTCATGATGGAAGACCAGAAGTTAATGACTTTATGAGGATTGACAGAAATGGCAATGGCACTTATAGCAAAATCACAGACAACATTTTGAGGTTTATCCAGAAAAGAAATGGGAAAACTTATTATGTGAGAGGAACATTTACAGCAAAGAACTTGGATTTTTCAAAGGATGTTATGCACCTATACAGCCTTGGGATAAAAGAGATTTCGATAGAACCTGTTGTGCTGGACAAAAGCAGTCCCTGGGCAATACGTGAGAGTCACATCGAAAGGATAAAAGAAGAGTATGATATTTTGGCAGAAGAGTTTATAAATGCAAAACTTAAAGGAGAAGGTTTTAACTTCTTCCATTTCAATATAGACCTTACAGGTGGTCCATGTGTTTCAAAAAGACTTTCAGGATGTGGTGCCGGGTTTGAGTATGTAGCAGTTGACCCTGAGGGTAATATCTTCCCGTGCCACCAGTTTGTTGACAAGCCAGATTTTAAACTTGGTAACGTCTTTGAAGGTATAAAGAGGTTTGATTTGGTTGAGGAGTTTAAGAAAAATACTGTTTATGAAAAAGATGAATGTTCACAGTGCTGGGCGAGGTTTTACTGCAGTGGCGGGTGCGCTGCTGCAAACTATAATATGAACGGTGATGTTAAAAAATCTTACATTGTGGGTTGTGAACTTGAAAGAAAGAGGGTGGAAAATGCAATAGCCATAAAGCTTTATCTTATGGAAAAGGGGATTGAAAGCTAA
- the scfA gene encoding six-cysteine ranthipeptide SCIFF, with translation MKHIKVVVKNALSKTVVSGGCGECQASCQSACKTSCTVGNQICKNRK, from the coding sequence ATGAAGCATATAAAGGTTGTTGTAAAAAATGCTCTTTCAAAAACAGTTGTCTCTGGCGGCTGTGGTGAGTGCCAGGCATCCTGCCAGTCAGCTTGCAAGACATCTTGTACTGTTGGAAACCAGATTTGCAAGAATAGAAAATAA
- the fba gene encoding class II fructose-1,6-bisphosphate aldolase: MPLVTTREMFKKAAEGKYAIGAFNVNNMEIIQGIVEAAKEEQAPLILQVSAGARKYAKHIYLIKLVEAALEDSGDLPIALHLDHGEDFEICKACIDGGFTSVMIDGSRLPFEENIALTKKVVEYAHERGVVVEAELGKLAGIEDNVKVAEHEAAFTDPDQAAEFVERTGVDSLAVAIGTSHGAYKFKGDPRLDFERLQKIVEKLPKDFPIVLHGASTVLPEFVEMCNKYGGNIPGAKGVPEDMLRKAAELGVRKINIDTDLRLAMTAAIRKHLYEHPDHFDPRQYLKDGRDAIKEMVKHKLKNVLGCAGKAPEILEEIKKNRG; this comes from the coding sequence ATGCCGTTAGTTACCACAAGAGAAATGTTTAAAAAAGCGGCCGAAGGCAAGTACGCAATAGGTGCATTTAACGTCAACAACATGGAAATTATCCAGGGAATTGTTGAGGCTGCAAAGGAGGAACAGGCACCGCTTATTTTGCAGGTTTCAGCAGGTGCGAGAAAGTATGCAAAGCACATCTATCTTATCAAGCTTGTTGAAGCAGCACTTGAAGATTCAGGAGACCTTCCAATTGCCCTTCATCTTGACCATGGCGAGGACTTTGAGATTTGCAAAGCTTGTATTGACGGCGGTTTTACTTCTGTTATGATTGACGGGTCAAGGCTTCCTTTTGAGGAGAATATTGCTCTTACAAAAAAGGTTGTTGAATATGCTCATGAACGTGGTGTTGTTGTAGAAGCAGAGCTTGGCAAGCTTGCCGGAATTGAAGATAACGTAAAGGTTGCAGAGCATGAAGCAGCTTTTACAGACCCTGACCAGGCGGCAGAGTTTGTTGAAAGAACAGGTGTTGACTCTTTAGCTGTTGCAATTGGAACAAGCCATGGGGCATACAAATTCAAAGGCGACCCAAGGCTTGATTTTGAGAGACTTCAGAAGATTGTTGAAAAACTTCCAAAGGATTTTCCAATTGTTCTTCATGGTGCATCAACAGTTTTGCCTGAATTTGTTGAGATGTGCAACAAGTATGGAGGAAATATTCCAGGTGCAAAAGGTGTACCAGAAGATATGCTCAGAAAAGCAGCAGAGCTTGGTGTGCGAAAGATTAACATTGATACTGATTTGAGACTTGCAATGACCGCAGCTATCAGAAAACACCTATATGAACATCCAGACCATTTTGACCCAAGACAATATCTCAAAGATGGCAGAGATGCGATAAAAGAGATGGTAAAACACAAGCTTAAAAATGTTCTTGGCTGTGCGGGCAAGGCTCCCGAAATTTTAGAGGAGATAAAGAAAAACAGAGGTTAA
- a CDS encoding phosphatase, whose protein sequence is MFLEVETHCHTIASGHAYNTLEEMVLEAQRKGLKGICITDHGPEMPGSCSSLYFYNLVVVPRKINGIMVFRGCEANIVDYEGNIDIPEAALKKLDFVIASLHDVCIPSGTVSDHTRALIGAIKNPYIHCIGHPGNPLYEIDKEEVVLAAKEYKKAIEINNSSFYVREKSKENCIEILKLCKKHGVYIAMGSDAHYKADIGRCEITQKLVCEYEFPPELIVNKSLESFISFLKLHGKDIEI, encoded by the coding sequence ATGTTTTTGGAAGTGGAGACGCACTGTCATACCATTGCAAGCGGTCATGCTTACAATACCTTGGAAGAGATGGTACTTGAGGCACAAAGAAAAGGTTTAAAAGGGATATGTATAACAGACCACGGCCCTGAGATGCCAGGGTCGTGTAGCAGTTTATATTTTTACAATCTGGTTGTTGTACCGAGAAAAATTAATGGTATAATGGTATTTAGAGGGTGCGAGGCAAATATAGTTGACTATGAAGGCAATATCGACATTCCGGAAGCAGCGCTAAAAAAGCTTGATTTTGTGATTGCAAGCCTGCACGATGTTTGTATCCCGAGTGGGACAGTTTCTGACCATACCAGGGCACTGATAGGTGCTATTAAAAATCCTTATATACACTGTATAGGGCATCCGGGAAATCCACTATATGAAATTGACAAAGAAGAGGTTGTACTTGCTGCAAAGGAATATAAAAAAGCAATTGAGATAAACAACTCTTCGTTTTATGTTCGTGAAAAGAGCAAGGAAAATTGCATAGAGATTTTAAAGCTGTGCAAAAAACATGGTGTGTATATTGCCATGGGCTCAGATGCACACTACAAAGCAGACATCGGCAGATGCGAAATTACTCAAAAACTTGTGTGTGAATATGAATTTCCGCCTGAGCTTATTGTCAACAAAAGCTTAGAAAGCTTTATAAGCTTTCTAAAGCTTCATGGAAAGGATATTGAGATTTAA